A single window of Huiozyma naganishii CBS 8797 chromosome 10, complete genome DNA harbors:
- the GAD1 gene encoding glutamate decarboxylase GAD1 (similar to Saccharomyces cerevisiae GAD1 (YMR250W); ancestral locus Anc_8.801): MLHKHSEKYRNPRLLVHRSKTAELELPETKLLSTQFQTLTNDKTTPTSTSIQETKQLGQRYTIPEHGIKEDVAYSLIHNELTLDGNPHLNLASFVNTATTDIAKKLVMENINKNLADNDEYPQLIELTQRCVSILAQLWCCSKGDTPIGCSTTGSSEAVMLGGLTMKKRWEHKMRAQGRDCSKPNIIMSSACQVALEKFARYFDVECRLVPVSAATHFCMDPKLLHEYVDENTIGLFVIMGTTYTGHLEDISEICRTLEEIESRNPQWGNLEIPIHVDGASGGFILPFGYDAEHLSKLNGLDQWCFNNPRVLSINTSSHKFGLTTPGLGWVLWRDESLLPAELRFRLKYLGGVEETFGLNFSRPGFQVVHQYFNFMSLGFTGFRERFRKSLFVARAFSYALLKSEKLRDSIEIVSSVHERIADGGVPQNVNEYISQFDAFKAGIPLVAFKLSRKFQEKYPDIPQVIVSSMLRTRGWIIPNYPLPRSTDGSEKWEVLRVVFRSEMQLDLAQLLLFDIETVIARLVRSYEKVLRHLAAEQTEEERRAFIYEMLLTLASPGGPDAAASDDEDAENAEAAARAREKRAHLAERTSRNYRGTC; the protein is encoded by the coding sequence ATGCTTCACAAACACTCTGAGAAATACCGTAACCCGCGGCTGCTTGTGCACAGATCCAAGACTGCGGAGCTGGAGCTCCCTGAGACGAAGCTTCTCTCGACGCAGTTTCAAACACTCACCAATGACAAGACAACCCCGACGTCTACTTCGATCCAGGAGACGAAGCAGCTCGGCCAGCGGTACACTATCCCGGAGCACGGAATCAAGGAGGACGTTGCGTACAGTTTGATCCACAACGAGCTGACGCTGGACGGGAACCCGCACTTGAACTTGGCGAGTTTCGTCAACACGGCGACCACAGACATCGCGAAGAAGCTAGTGATGGAAaacatcaacaagaacCTCGCTGACAACGACGAGTACCCGCAGCTGATCGAATTGACGCAGCGGTGTGTCTCGATCCTTGCCCAGCTGTGGTGCTGCTCGAAGGGGGACACCCCTATAGGGTGCAGCACGACGGGGTCCTCCGAGGCAGTGATGTTGGGAGGGCTCACGATGAAGAAACGGTGGGAGCACAAGATGAGGGCGCAGGGCCGCGACTGTTCCAAACCCAACATTATCATGTCTTCCGCGTGCCAGGTCGCTCTGGAGAAGTTCGCGCGGTACTTCGACGTCGAATGCAGACTGGTCCCCGTGAGCGCAGCTACGCATTTCTGCATGGACCCGAAGCTTCTGCACGAGTACGTCGACGAGAACACCATCGGACTTTTCGTGATCATGGGGACCACGTACACGGGCCACCTGGAGGACATCTCTGAGATATGCCGGACTTTGGAGGAGATCGAGTCCCGGAACCCGCAGTGGGGGAACCTGGAGATCCCGATCCACGTCGACGGTGCCTCTGGCGGGTTTATCCTGCCCTTCGGCTACGATGCGGAACACCTAAGCAAGCTGAACGGGCTGGACCAGTGGTGCTTCAACAACCCGCGTGTGCTGAGCATCAACACGAGCAGCCACAAGTTCGGGTTAACGACGCCCGGTCTAGGGTGGGTCCTTTGGCGGGACGAATCTTTGCTCCCCGCGGAGCTGCGGTTCCGGTTGAAGTACCTTGGTGGTGTAGAGGAGACCTTTGGGCTGAACTTCTCGAGGCCCGGGTTCCAAGTGGTGCACCAGTACTTCAACTTCATGTCACTCGGGTTCACCGGGTTCCGGGAACGGTTCAGGAAATCGCTTTTCGTCGCGCGGGCGTTCTCGTACGCGCTGTTGAAGAGCGAGAAGTTGCGGGACAGCATCGAGATCGTCAGTTCCGTGCACGAGAGGATCGCGGACGGCGGCGTCCCGCAGAACGTGAACGAGTACATCTCCCAATTCGATGCCTTCAAAGCGGGGATCCCGCTCGTTGCCTTCAAGTTATCCCGGAAATTCCAAGAGAAGTACCCTGACATTCCGCAGGTGATTGTGTCGAGTATGTTGCGCACCCGCGGGTGGATCATCCCGAACTACCCGCTACCGCGATCCACCGACGGTTCCGAGAAGTGGGAGGTGCTCCGGGTCGTGTTCCGGTCCGAGATGCAGCTGGACCTCGCccagctgctgctgttcgACATCGAGACCGTCATCGCGCGGCTAGTGCGCTCCTACGAAAAGGTGCTCCGCCACCTAGCCGCCGAGCAGACCGAGGAGGAGCGCCGCGCGTTCATCTACGAGATGTTGCTCACGCTGGCGTCCCCTGGCGGCCCAGACGCCGCCGCCTcggacgacgaggacgccGAGAACGCCGAGGCCGCTGCACGTGCAAGAGAGAAACGTGCACACCTCGCAGAGCGCACCTCAAGAAACTACAGGGGCACCTGTTGA
- the SPE2 gene encoding adenosylmethionine decarboxylase SPE2 (similar to Saccharomyces cerevisiae SPE2 (YOL052C); ancestral locus Anc_8.800), which yields MTISITELTNHSYIDHQLSATLDSTEAFEGPEKLLEIWFFPHVGKVPGEGKTLRDVPVETWVSILQLVKCEVLSIKSTPEMDAFLLSESSMFIYPHRMTLKTCGTTTTLFCLPRLFEILHELLGWDFRNEEEGKFEPFKVFYSRRAFMFPSKQKSIHRNWGDEVDYLNAFFCSGKSYVVGRFDDRKHWNLYVTDTKEQDEQVAAVEESPAVEDETFEILMTGLDPECTEQFVSHRQVSAEPQPLGQPQERTNDDADDDGHLLGYSMTRKTGLDNVYNTASANSRDAEFHHDAFAFSPCGYSSNMIVDNHYYYTLHVTPEKGWSYASFESNVPVSEISNDRQDNVDVLRKVLNVFRPREFCLTFFAKSAGNKNFDSLQQFASKSRLYEKKERIIYDLEDYQLLYIRFERK from the coding sequence atgacgatatCCATTACAGAGTTGACGAACCATTCTTATATCGACCACCAGTTGTCCGCGACGCTGGACTCGACAGAGGCCTTTGAGGGTCCCGAGAAGCTACTGGAGATTTGGTTTTTCCCACATGTGGGGAAGGTGCCCGGCGAGGGGAAGACCTTGCGGGACGTCCCCGTGGAGACATGGGTGTCTATCTTGCAATTGGTCAAGTGCGAGGTGCTCTCCATCAAGTCGACACCGGAGATGGACGCGTTTCTGCTCAGCGAGTCCTCAATGTTTATATACCCGCATAGAATGACGCTCAAGACGTGtgggacgacgacgacactGTTCTGTTTGCCCCGTCTGTTTGAGATCTTGCACGAGTTGCTCGGGTGGGACTTCCGGAACGAAGAGGAGGGCAAATTCGAacctttcaaagtgttttACTCGAGAAGGGCGTTCATGTTCCCCTCGAAGCAGAAATCGATCCACAGGAACTGGGGGGACGAAGTGGACTACTTGAATGCGTTCTTCTGTTCCGGGAAAAGTTACGTCGTGGGCAGGTTCGATGATAGGAAACATTGGAACCTGTACGTCACAGACACCAAGGAACAAGATGAGCAAGTGGCAGCGGTAGAAGAGTCACCCGCAGTCGAGGACGAGACGTTCGAGATCCTTATGACCGGACTGGACCCTGAATGCACAGAGCAGTTCGTGTCCCACCGGCAAGTCTCTGCGGAGCCACAGCCTCTGGGGCAACCGCAGGAGAGGACCAACGACGACGCTGACGACGACGGCCACCTCCTCGGGTACAGCATGACGCGGAAGACGGGGCTCGACAACGTGTACAACACTGCGAGTGCGAACTCCAGGGACGCGGAATTCCACCACGACGCGTTTGCATTCTCACCTTGCGGGTACTCCTCTAACATGATTGTCGATaaccactactactataCACTGCACGTCACCCCGGAGAAAGGGTGGTCGTACGCCTCTTTCGAGAGCAACGTGCCTGTGAGCGAGATATCCAACGACAGACAGGATAACGTCGACGTGCTGCGCAAAGTACTGAACGTGTTCCGTCCGAGGGAATTCTGTCTCACGTTCTTTGCCAAATCTGCAGGGAACAAGAACTTCGATAGCCTGCAACAGTTTGCCTCAAAGTCGCGACTgtacgagaagaaagaacgCATCATTTACGACCTGGAGGACTACCAATTACTCTACATCAGGTTCGAAAGAAAGTGA
- the KNAG0J00500 gene encoding DMT family transporter (similar to Saccharomyces cerevisiae YMR253C; ancestral locus Anc_8.804) — MQQVSSSGNLKRVLSPAAQMSDNDDSDIVANKKGTLPMIPPTFNLDRRTRTFKEKYIDPNVGLILLVVSYFFSSSMVVSTKVLETDPGSETKIQPLQILAVRMSITYLGCLLYMYINRNTIPDVPFGERSVRKWLILRGCMGFFSVFGTYFSLMYLSISDSTLIMFLEPSLIIVMAWLFLNERIQRMEIVGCVVSLIGVVLIVRPPFLFGPATFDPDSDQSVESRNPRERLLATLVAVWGTVGMGSVYIIIRHIGDRAHAIMNVSYFSLVTFVVSIVGILVIPSMRFQIPHTWKEWILFANLGVSGFYHQFLLTLGIQRERAGRGSLITYTLLVYALFWDIFLYHHFPPLWSWCGMFLIVGSTVYVVKMKMDDAEQDGTGEALEMTRMTSS; from the coding sequence ATGCAGCAAGTATCCTCCTCTGGGAACTTGAAGAGGGTTTTGTCCCCCGCTGCCCAGATGTCTGACAACGATGATTCCGATATCGTGGCCAACAAAAAAGGCACTTTGCCAATGATCCCTCCCACGTTTAATCTGGACCGTCGAACGCGTACATTCAAGGAAAAGTATATTGACCCAAACGTCGGCCTTATTCTCCTCGTGGTCTCGTATTTTTTCAGCTCTTCGATGGTTGTGTCAACTAAAGTATTGGAAACGGACCCTGGATCGGAAACGAAGATTCAACCGCTGCAGATATTGGCAGTACGGATGTCGATCACGTACCTTGGCTGCCTCCTCTATATGTACATTAACCGGAACACGATACCAGATGTGCCCTTTGGTGAGCGTTCCGTGCGGAAGTGGCTGATTTTAAGAGGATGCATGGGGTTCTTCTCCGTGTTTGGGACGTACTTTTCTCTGATGTACCTGTCCATCAGCGACTCCACTCTGATTATGTTTCTTGAGCCCAGTTTAATAATCGTGATGGCGTGGTTGTTTCTCAATGAGAGAATCCAAAGGATGGAGATCGTGGGCTGTGTGGTTTCCCTCATTGGTGTCGTATTGATAGTGAGACCACCGTTCCTTTTTGGACCAGCGACTTTCGACCCTGACTCGGATCAATCTGTGGAGAGCCGTAACCCGCGGGAACGGTTGCTAGCGACGCTAGTGGCCGTTTGGGGCACCGTCGGTATGGGCAGTGTGTACATCATTATAAGGCACATTGGGGACCGAGCGCATGCGATCATGAACGTTAGTTATTTCTCTCTGGTGACCTTTGTTGTGTCTATTGTTGGGATCCTCGTGATCCCCTCGATGCGGTTCCAAATCCCTCATACGTGGAAGGAGTGGATACTTTTCGCTAACCTTGGGGTGTCCGGTTTCTACCATCAGTTTCTATTGACGTTGGGTATCCAACGGGAGCGTGCGGGGAGAGGCTCACTGATAACGTACACTTTGCTAGTGTACGCTCTGTTCTGggatattttcttgtacCATCACTTCCCGCCGCTGTGGTCGTGGTGTGGGATGTTTCTGATTGTGGGGAGCACCGTGTACGTCgtgaagatgaagatggATGATGCGGAACAGGACGGCACGGGGGAGGCCCTGGAGATGACCCGCATGACGAGCAGTTAG
- the KNAG0J00490 gene encoding DMT family transporter: protein MGSTGRRELTMQSVGTPRIAQKVETPGSTPQAKKRPIVISTAEADDEQEHEEVFEGMPANGGGGGRSHFNLERVSRWQQFKEKYVDTNVGLILLVVAQFFNTLMIVSTKLLETNPVAGQKIKPLQILVVRMAITYIGCLVYMYVNRATVKYVPFGDPKVRKWLILRGCTGFFGVFGSYFSLMYLSISDSVLISFLSPSITILLAWAVLRERIHRYEVAGCFVSLLGVVLIIRPPFLFGVDALDSSADPSPVESHHPRDRLIATLVALLGCFGMSCVYIIIRFIGDRAHAIMSVSYFSLITLIVSIIGVLTIPSMKFQMPHSSKEWLLFANLGISGFCFQLMLTMGIQRERAGRGSLITYTQLVYAIFWDVWLYHHPPSIWSVCGMFIIIGSTLYVVRLKNSGPTVSDDADTPSTVSEQDGDELEAQRLDPPIQLEDIER from the coding sequence ATGGGCAGCACTGGTCGCAGAGAGCTGACAATGCAGAGTGTCGGGACACCGCGGATAGCACAGAAAGTGGAGACCCCCGGATCGACGCCGCAAGCGAAAAAGAGGCCCATTGTGATCTCAACTGCTGAGGCGGATGACGAGCAGGAACATGAGGAGGTTTTCGAGGGAATGCCCGCCAacggcggcggcggcggtAGGTCACACTTCAACCTCGAGCGGGTGTCGCGATGGCaacaattcaaagagaagtATGTCGACACGAACGTCGGACTGATACTGCTCGTTGTGGcacagttcttcaacactcTCATGATTGTATCGACGAAACTGCTGGAGACGAACCCGGTCGCGGGGCAGAAGATCAAACCGTTGCAGATTCTGGTCGTACGGATGGCCATCACATACATTGGGTGCCTCGTTTACATGTACGTCAACAGGGCCACGGTGAAGTACGTGCCCTTTGGCGACCCAAAAGTCAGGAAATGGCTTATCCTGAGAGGCTGCACTGGGTTCTTTGGTGTCTTCGGTTCATACTTCTCATTGATGTATCTGTCCATAAGCGACTCCGTGCTCATCTCCTTTCTCTCGCCCAGTATAACGATATTACTCGCATGGGCCGTCCTCCGCGAGCGCATCCACAGGTACGAGGTTGCCGGCTGCTTTGTGTCCCTGCTAGGGGTCGTGCTGATCATTAGACCGCCGTTTCTCTTTGGTGTGGACGCACTTGATTCTTCCGCAGATCCATCACCAGTGGAGAGTCACCATCCAAGGGATCGGCTAATTGCCACTTTGGTTGCGCTTCTCGGCTGCTTCGGGATGTCTTGCGTCtacatcatcatcagatTTATTGGGGACCGAGCACACGCCATTATGAGCGTCAGCTATTTTTCGCTGATTACACTGATCGTCTCGATAATAGGCGTGCTAACCATCCCATCGATGAAGTTCCAAATGCCGCATTCCTCAAAGGAATGGCTGCTGTTTGCCAACCTTGGTATCTCCGGGTTTTGTTTCCAGCTCATGTTAACAATGGGGATTCAAAGGGAGAGGGCCGGTAGGGGTTCCTTGATTACTTACACACAGCTAGTGTACGCGATCTTTTGGGATGTTTGGCTGTACCACCATCCACCCTCCATTTGGTCTGTCTGTGGGATGTTTATCATCATCGGCAGCACTCTGTATGTGGTGAGACTGAAAAATAGCGGCCCTACCGTTTCAGACGATGCAGACACACCAAGCACCGTTTCTGAACAGGACGgtgatgaacttgaagcGCAGAGACTAGATCCGCCGATACAATTGGAGGATATTGAACGCTaa
- the GFD1 gene encoding Gfd1p (similar to Saccharomyces cerevisiae GFD1 (YMR255W); ancestral locus Anc_8.805) produces the protein MVLVSKWADAPEEKPSEQKSRSKKHGSWGKRDSRKQQKGDGNGNGVGNNNDNNSGKQQRGDGNNYKSRGSPSVSQGRLPGVKPVERPHTAPSALPTLGGHTIGIPAADDVKSSGRTKSPVKRVSERPVTAPLNKGPKSKAKPANDPKKTALLREKLEEQRRIFAEKERKSEQQKLLDDFLNDDSTLNWADDIDEDDQQEALLEGIGSLKV, from the coding sequence ATGGTGCTGGTATCAAAATGGGCAGACGCTCCGGAGGAGAAACCCTCTGAACAGAAGTCGAGGTCGAAGAAACATGGGTCTTGGGGCAAGCGAGACAGTAGGAAACAGCAGAAGGGCGATGGTAATGGTAACGGTGtcggcaacaacaacgacaacaacagcggGAAACAGCAGAGGGGTGACGGTAACAATTACAAGAGCCGGGGTAGTCCAAGCGTCTCACAGGGTAGGCTCCCCGGAGTGAAACCCGTGGAGAGGCCACACACTGCGCCGTCCGCCCTACCGACGCTTGGCGGACACACGATAGGGATCCCCGCAGCAGATGACGTGAAGAGCAGTGGCCGGACGAAGTCACCGGTGAAGCGTGTCAGCGAGCGACCTGTCACCGCACCTTTAAATAAAGGACCAAAATCCAAGGCCAAACCGGCCAATGATCCAAAGAAAACGGCACTTTTGAGGGAGAAGTTAGAGGAGCAGAGGAGGATTTTCGCTGAGAAGGAGCGCAAGAGCGAGCAACAGAAACTGCTTGACGATTTCCTGAACGACGACAGCACGTTGAACTGGGCCGACGAcatcgacgaggacgaccAACAGGAGGCTCTTCTCGAAGGGATTGGCTCTCTGAAAGTATGA
- the MLO1 gene encoding Mlo1p (similar to Saccharomyces cerevisiae YMR252C; ancestral locus Anc_8.803), with amino-acid sequence MRWFHSIFYKTVRPAVGKCGSESSSSQPLATHYKRWYQLQLSEKQQFITRFVHNYKVQYPRSKTNVSLRELSHGMDQFQDSPSVFGIFYEDIWRRALEQGGPRTGSRFDHPSFLKLLVERREPPD; translated from the coding sequence ATGCGTTGGTTCCACTCGATCTTCTACAAGACTGTGCGCCCCGCAGTTGGGAAATGCGGGTCTGAGTCATCCAGTAGTCAGCCACTGGCGACGCATTACAAGCGGTGGTACCAACTGCAACTGTCTGAGAAGCAGCAGTTCATCACGCGGTTTGTGCACAACTACAAGGTGCAGTACCCTCGATCGAAGACGAACGTTTCGCTGAGGGAACTGTCGCATGGGATGGACCAATTCCAGGACTCCCCCAGCGTTTTCGGGATATTCTACGAGGACATCTGGCGGCGTGCATTGGAACAAGGGGGTCCACGCACGGGGAGCCGGTTTGACCACCCGAGCTTCCTCAAGTTGCTCGTTGAGAGGCGGGAACCGCCCGATTGA